From a region of the Dunckerocampus dactyliophorus isolate RoL2022-P2 chromosome 20, RoL_Ddac_1.1, whole genome shotgun sequence genome:
- the exosc7 gene encoding exosome complex component RRP42 isoform X1, which produces MQKNLTIGRALELLVSDSGANISPIESSSDESDLVAPERDPDCSDSDYQILPEESSDDDDSNVEEDYGCTRRRKCHALPSTSPTPEPRSSLSSGRMSAQPPEDAPLPKAKRKQSLSTKIQKSMSTKRPNTVSEVGHDVRWHNREEQDTRPEPLLFLPARTPGPTLSTTTSWRPLSLFQLFFSASVVHTIIDNTNSNAAKRQQAGKKYTWKPLTVKDFYIFLTIILFSGLVSVHHRSDYWKKDWPYNFHFPRELMSRDRFEAILWSLHLSSPQEDEENEGKRNTPQYDSLFKLKPLYSEIVNACKAHFQPYKNICVDERLVASKTHVHARESMKNKLTKLGYKLFVLADCSTGYTWNFFICRESNMDTSGHTSVMDLLPAPLLGSGYSLYVDHFCTSPALFAELFARGIGCCGAMRKNINGFPQTEDNDLPRKAARGDLRWIRKDKLLFVKWMDMHEVSMCSTFHKAFSGQTVERKVKEDGAWAIKHIPVPDAVVDYNQNMGGVGVSDALIRYYSVRQKTMKWYKTFFYHFIDIAVVNSFLLYKELFKLRGDPYKLLTHKGFREQLCKEMLALAKSSEPTPRSPLRDTCMPVYYGEDATASRRYCKRCHDAGNKRVKTPIHCRKCLVPLCLTSRKNCFAEWHDGQVQR; this is translated from the exons ATGCAGAAGAATCTAACTATTGGACGAGCCCTGGAATTACTTGTGAGTGATAGTGGTGCGAATATCTCTCCAATTGAATCGTCGTCTGATGAATCAGACCTCGTAGCGCCAGAGAGAGACCCTGATTGCAGTGACTCGGATTaccaaatattaccagaagaGAG CAGCGATGATGATGACTCTAATGTTGAAGAAGATTACGGGTGCACTCGGAGACGGAAGTGTCACGCATTACCTTCCACTTCTCCCACGCCTGAGCCAagatcatcattatcatctgGGAGAATGTCTGCTCAACCTCCTGAAGATGCTCCGCTGCCGAAAgccaaaagaaaacaaagtctGTCCACCAAAATACAGAAAAG TATGTCAACCAAAAGACCCAATACTGTGTCTGAGGTGGGGCATGACGTGAGGTGGCACAACAGAGAAGAGCAGGACACAAGACCAGAGCCACTCCTATTTCTGCCAGCCAGAACCCCAGGACCCACACTGAGTACCACAACATCATGGAGACCACTTTCACTTTTCCAGCTTTTCTTCAGCGCTTCGGTGGTCCACACAATCATAGACAATACAAACAGCAATGCTGCTAAAAGACAACAGGCTGGAAAAAAGTACACATGGAAGCCTCTCACAGTGAAGGACTTCTACATTTTTCTGACAATCATTCTTTTTTCGGGCCTCGTAAGCGTCCACCACCGCTCGGACTATTGGAAAAAGGATTGGCCTTATAACTTCCACTTCCCAAGGGAACTAATGAGCCGCGATCGGTTTGAAGCCATTTTGTGGTCTCTTCACCTCAGCAGTCCGCAAGAAGATGAGGAGAACGAAGGCAAAAGGAACACACCTCAGTACGACAGCCTCTTCAAACTCAAGCCTCTCTATAGTGAGATTGTGAATGCCTGCAAGGCACATTTTCAGCCTTATAAGAATATTTGTGTTGATGAAAGACTGGTGGCATCCAAGACCCATGTCCATGCAAGGGAGTCCATGAAGAACAAGCTAACAAAGTTGGGGTATAAACTTTTTGTACTGGCTGATTGTTCCACGGGCTATACCTGGAATTTTTTCATCTGTCGCGAAAGTAACATGGACACCAGCGGCCACACCTCAGTGATGGACCTACTGCCAGCCCCTCTGCTTGGCAGTGGCTACTCATTGTATGTGGATCATTTTTGCACCAGCCCGGCCCTGTTCGCGGAATTGTTCGCCCGAGGCATTGGCTGCTGTGGGGCGATGAGAAAAAACATTAATGGTTTTCCACAGACCGAGGACAATGACTTGCCCAGAAAGGCTGCAAGGGGAGACCTGCGTTGGATCAGGAAGGACAAACTCCTGTTTGTGAAGTGGATGGACATGCACGAGGTTAGCATGTGCTCCACCTTTCACAAAGCCTTCAGTGGGCAGACTGTGGAAAGGAAGGTGAAAGAGGACGGGGCGTGGGCGATAAAGCACATCCCAGTTCCTGACGCGGTTGTGGATTACAACCAGAACATGGGCGGCGTGGGCGTGTCTGATGCCCTGATAAGGTATTACAGTGTCAGGCAAAAGACAATGAAATGGTACAAAACCTTTTTTTACCACTTCATTGACATCGCAGTGGTGAACAGCTTCTTGCTCTACAAGGAGTTGTTCAAGCTAAGAGGCGATCCTTACAAGCTGCTGACACACAAAGGCTTCAGGGAGCAGCTCTGCAAGGAGATGCTCGCGTTGGCAAAGAGCTCGGAGCCGACACCTCGATCGCCCCTGCGAGACACCTGCATGCCCGTGTACTATGGCGAAGATGCAACAGCCTCTAGGAGGTACTGCAAGAGGTGCCATGATGCCGGGAACAAGCGAGTGAAGACGCCCATTCACTGCAGGAAGTGTCTGGTCCCTCTGTGTCTGACTTCCAGAAAGAACTGTTTTGCTGAGTGGCATGATGGACAGGTGCAAAGATAG
- the exosc7 gene encoding exosome complex component RRP42 isoform X2, translating to MSAQPPEDAPLPKAKRKQSLSTKIQKSMSTKRPNTVSEVGHDVRWHNREEQDTRPEPLLFLPARTPGPTLSTTTSWRPLSLFQLFFSASVVHTIIDNTNSNAAKRQQAGKKYTWKPLTVKDFYIFLTIILFSGLVSVHHRSDYWKKDWPYNFHFPRELMSRDRFEAILWSLHLSSPQEDEENEGKRNTPQYDSLFKLKPLYSEIVNACKAHFQPYKNICVDERLVASKTHVHARESMKNKLTKLGYKLFVLADCSTGYTWNFFICRESNMDTSGHTSVMDLLPAPLLGSGYSLYVDHFCTSPALFAELFARGIGCCGAMRKNINGFPQTEDNDLPRKAARGDLRWIRKDKLLFVKWMDMHEVSMCSTFHKAFSGQTVERKVKEDGAWAIKHIPVPDAVVDYNQNMGGVGVSDALIRYYSVRQKTMKWYKTFFYHFIDIAVVNSFLLYKELFKLRGDPYKLLTHKGFREQLCKEMLALAKSSEPTPRSPLRDTCMPVYYGEDATASRRYCKRCHDAGNKRVKTPIHCRKCLVPLCLTSRKNCFAEWHDGQVQR from the exons ATGTCTGCTCAACCTCCTGAAGATGCTCCGCTGCCGAAAgccaaaagaaaacaaagtctGTCCACCAAAATACAGAAAAG TATGTCAACCAAAAGACCCAATACTGTGTCTGAGGTGGGGCATGACGTGAGGTGGCACAACAGAGAAGAGCAGGACACAAGACCAGAGCCACTCCTATTTCTGCCAGCCAGAACCCCAGGACCCACACTGAGTACCACAACATCATGGAGACCACTTTCACTTTTCCAGCTTTTCTTCAGCGCTTCGGTGGTCCACACAATCATAGACAATACAAACAGCAATGCTGCTAAAAGACAACAGGCTGGAAAAAAGTACACATGGAAGCCTCTCACAGTGAAGGACTTCTACATTTTTCTGACAATCATTCTTTTTTCGGGCCTCGTAAGCGTCCACCACCGCTCGGACTATTGGAAAAAGGATTGGCCTTATAACTTCCACTTCCCAAGGGAACTAATGAGCCGCGATCGGTTTGAAGCCATTTTGTGGTCTCTTCACCTCAGCAGTCCGCAAGAAGATGAGGAGAACGAAGGCAAAAGGAACACACCTCAGTACGACAGCCTCTTCAAACTCAAGCCTCTCTATAGTGAGATTGTGAATGCCTGCAAGGCACATTTTCAGCCTTATAAGAATATTTGTGTTGATGAAAGACTGGTGGCATCCAAGACCCATGTCCATGCAAGGGAGTCCATGAAGAACAAGCTAACAAAGTTGGGGTATAAACTTTTTGTACTGGCTGATTGTTCCACGGGCTATACCTGGAATTTTTTCATCTGTCGCGAAAGTAACATGGACACCAGCGGCCACACCTCAGTGATGGACCTACTGCCAGCCCCTCTGCTTGGCAGTGGCTACTCATTGTATGTGGATCATTTTTGCACCAGCCCGGCCCTGTTCGCGGAATTGTTCGCCCGAGGCATTGGCTGCTGTGGGGCGATGAGAAAAAACATTAATGGTTTTCCACAGACCGAGGACAATGACTTGCCCAGAAAGGCTGCAAGGGGAGACCTGCGTTGGATCAGGAAGGACAAACTCCTGTTTGTGAAGTGGATGGACATGCACGAGGTTAGCATGTGCTCCACCTTTCACAAAGCCTTCAGTGGGCAGACTGTGGAAAGGAAGGTGAAAGAGGACGGGGCGTGGGCGATAAAGCACATCCCAGTTCCTGACGCGGTTGTGGATTACAACCAGAACATGGGCGGCGTGGGCGTGTCTGATGCCCTGATAAGGTATTACAGTGTCAGGCAAAAGACAATGAAATGGTACAAAACCTTTTTTTACCACTTCATTGACATCGCAGTGGTGAACAGCTTCTTGCTCTACAAGGAGTTGTTCAAGCTAAGAGGCGATCCTTACAAGCTGCTGACACACAAAGGCTTCAGGGAGCAGCTCTGCAAGGAGATGCTCGCGTTGGCAAAGAGCTCGGAGCCGACACCTCGATCGCCCCTGCGAGACACCTGCATGCCCGTGTACTATGGCGAAGATGCAACAGCCTCTAGGAGGTACTGCAAGAGGTGCCATGATGCCGGGAACAAGCGAGTGAAGACGCCCATTCACTGCAGGAAGTGTCTGGTCCCTCTGTGTCTGACTTCCAGAAAGAACTGTTTTGCTGAGTGGCATGATGGACAGGTGCAAAGATAG